CGTTGAGTAATATTATGATAAGAAGCCACTGCCCCTAATTTTTTACCCGCCGCATTGATTAATGGATTACTACTGGCCAATACCACAATGGGCTGCTGATTTTCCCCAATAAAGACCATTTCCACATCATTTACTTGTTCACCGTGTAAAGCACGAAACAGCGGTAATTGACTGAGTTCCATAGGTGTTTTGCCATCAGCCTGATAAACGGAGTAATGTTCCAGCCATTTTTCCGGTGGTAGTCGTTTAAACGGTAGACCATAGTTGCACTGCAAGCTTTTATTAAATAGTGTTAAAATTCCCTCACGGTTGCATACTGCTATTCCATCTACGATATTATCTAAAATAGTATTAAATAGTGCTTGCTCTTCAATTAACGCAATTTCTGAGTTTTTCCTTTCTGTAATATCCTGAACAAATAACACAAAATAGTCAGGCTTCCCAGATAACTCTCTAACACATTTAGTATTGACAGAAACATACACTACTTCATCATCACAACAACACATGCGTTTATCCAAAGTATAACTTTCCCGTTTCCCGGATAATACTTTACGCAATAACTGTCGCTCTGTTTCCCGATCATCAGGATGGGTTAATTCAAACCAGTCTTGCTCCATCATTTCCTCAGGTTGATAATGAAGAATTTCACATAAACGATTATTAAATTCCTGCCAATGCATGTTTGGCTTAATGATTGCCATGCCAATCAGGCCAGATTGTAAGAAATCATCAAAGCGGGCTTTTCGCTCAGCCAGTTCTGTCATATTACGGCGTACTTCATGGGTCAATAAATTCAAAGTACGCCCTAATTTATTAAATTCACGGCTCTCATCCAATTGCACATGCACATCATAACTACCCTTACCCACCCGTTTAGCTGCATTTACTAATACTTTAATTGGGTTAATTACCCAATAAGATAGTCCCCATAATAAGGCCAAAGCTGTTACTAACCCTGCCAATAGTAGCACCATGGAGTGAGTCCAAAAATTATACCAGACCAGTTGATGCAGTTGGTTTAAATCATACTCTATATATAATACGGCTAATTGACTGGAACGTAACTCCTGATCTCGTATGCCTAATTCAACTGGAATATAACCTTGCACCAAACGTTGTTTCTCATTTTTCACATAAATAGGCTTATACTGCAGTTGTACCATGGCAAACTGGCTAATATCAAAGTAAGGTAAGACAGATACAACAGGTTGGTCTTTCCAGGCAAACCGTGTGGCATAGAGAATTTCTTTGCTGGGTGTTACTAATACTAGGCTATTAAATTCAGGATAAACACCAAAATAAACTAAAAATTCTTCTGCTTCCCGCCAATCACCATCAACAAATGCTTCTGACATTTTTTGCTGCAATAAGGTAATTTCTCTCTTTACCTGAATTAAGGCTTCTTGTTCTTTCTGATCTAATGCATTTTGCGCATCCCATAATAAAATTCCTGTTATCAGTACCCCAAATAAAACTAATACAAATAAGGGAATGACCAAACGCAGTGATAATAGTCGCACGCTACTGAGCATCGGTAGTTTCCCTTATCCAACGACTATCAACTACCTCATCAACCAGCAAAATCCTTTGCGTCAAACCGTGGCTAAGCATTACCCTTTGTAAAGACTCAATGGTTAACCTGACTATCGGTGGGTCTCCAACCAATAGCCGTTGATTGTCTTCCCATCCTATCACTTTTATTTTTTTATAAACTTGTTCTATGGTACTCGTGGAAATTGTCATGCGTGGCGCAATTAAATTAATTGCGTGGCGTTGATTATAAGTAATATATTCTACTGCTTTAAAATAACCTTGTAGTAGCAGCTTAATTGACTGTTGATGTTGATCAATGACATTTTCCCGAACAACTAATACTTGCATAATTTTGTTCGACATGCGTGAGCTATCAAACTGCACTGTTGCACCCTGCTTTTCTAATCGAGACAGAAAAGGCTCAAAGGTCACCACACCATCTACTAGCTGACGATTATAGGCATTAATATGCTCGTTGTGATGAATTGGAATTAAGCTGATTTCTTTAAAGTCAATTCCTGCACTGATTAATGCTTGCTCCAACAACCAAATACTTTCAGCATTTTGACTGGACCCAACCCTACGTCCTTTCAAGTCTTTAATTTGTTTAATACCTGGCTGAGTCACCAGTGCATTTGCTCCATGGGAAACGGACAGCACCAGTATCACTTTTAATGATAGCTCTGATTGCAGCAGCTTAATGACTTCATCCAAATAAAGAATGGCAGCTTCAATGGTTTCGGAATGCAGTGCATTAATTACCTGGTTACGAGAGGTAAATTCAACTAAATGAATAGGGGTTTGATCATAATAGTCCAACTCACGGGCAAGAAATAGGGTTTCATTACCAATATCCACCGTGGTACCGACCCGAAGGTGAGACTGAGGTGGTTTACAGGCTAACAATAAAGACAAAGTAAGCAGTAGCCACAACCACCGAACAACAGCTACTGTAATTCGGCACATGCTATGCATTTAATTACTTATAATCATTCTTCTGTCTGACAGATTCCACTAATTGTAGCAGTCACAGCTAGTGCTGCATGCGTAAAGTTGGCTAGCTAGAATGGAAAAATTAAGAGAAAGGCAGAAAACAAATACATGCTAGGGCTGTTATCAACCCCAGCATGCTTAGCCCTAAAACTTCATCGGGCATTAAAGGTTCTGGGCATTCTGGTTAGGTATTAGCATACCTGGTGTAAACGGTGATAATCATAAAACTGCTTAATGCCGGTTTTACCCATATACCGTTGTAACGTTTTTTCTGGCACCGCCAGTAAATCAACAATAATCAAACCATCCAGGGCATCATTAAAATCCTTATCAACATTAAAGCAAACCAATTGCCCATTGAGCTTCAAGTACTGCCTGAGCAAAACAGGAATCCCCTTGTCTCCTTCAATACGGGTAATTAGCTTGGATAGTTGTTGAGTATCGGCCAAACCTTTTAACAGGCTTGGTTGCCAACAGTTGGATTTATATTTAGGTAAAGGGTTGGTTGGTTTAACAAACTCAGCCATCACCTCGTGCTTATGAAAGGCAGAAAGACAGCGTGCCATTAAATGACGTGAAAACTCTTGATAATCACTACTGATACTCACCGGACCAAACAGGGTTTTATATTGAGGGTTGTGCACAACATAAGTCGCGATACCTTTCCACAATAAAAACAGAGGAGCCAGGCTTTTTTGATATTCTGCACAAACAAAGGAGCGCCCCACTTCCAAGGCCTGACCTAACTTACTCAAAAATCGTTGGTCATATTTGAATAAGCTACGGGTGTACAGGCCAGCCAATCCCTGCTTGGCGATTAAGCAATCTAATCTGCCTAGCCGGTAAGCGCCTACGATCGCTTGATGCTGAGGGTTCCAAATAAATAAGTGCAAATAGTGCTGATCATAGTCATCAAGATCCACAGGTTCACCCGTACCTTCACCAACGTCACGAAAGGTTAGCTCCCGTAACCGACCTATTTCAGGTAACACAACTGGTAACTGACTGGCAGAGGCACAATAGACTTTAAATTCCCCATTATCGATTAGTAAACAGCTTTCAGAAAGTTCAGCTACATTTTGTGCTAACGCTTCTTTGGGTTGAGGCTGAACAATAGGTTGGAAGCTATTGGCGACAGGTTTATCTGATTGCTGCTGGCTTATGGTTGACCGGGCATGTGTATGGGCGAGCAAATAGGTATTCATTCGTAGGTACTCTGTCAATGCCTGATCAGAGTCTAACGCAGTCACTTCTTTAAAAGGAATTTGCTGGCCAATATGTAACTCAATTGTGCAGTTTTTCTTATTGATCATTTCACGGACTAACAGGCCTGTTCGTAAGTTGGCGTGAATTAATCCTGCTGTATGAAACAACCAGCTATTTTTACCTGAAATATATATAGGAGTAACCGATGCCTGAGTTCGTCGCATGATGGTTGCCACTAAACGATTCCAGGGCTTATCAACCACTTGCCGCTCTCTGAAATTGAAAGTGGATACTTCACCAGCAGGAAATATCATTAATAATCCCCCCTGACGCACCCAATCTAAAGCGGTTTTTAACCCTTTGCGGTTGCGCCGTTGACTATCAGAGGTAGCAAATACATCAACACCAATGAATGCATCTGCTAATTCTGGAATTTGCTGTAGCCAGTG
This genomic interval from Spartinivicinus ruber contains the following:
- a CDS encoding lysophospholipid acyltransferase family protein, with the translated sequence MTQQVTPFQLPKLTKLGIVEGVLERLSGLRYLDSLYQRRHLQERTSEPAAFAGYTLEALGVDYRVVEGQVENIPREGAGVIVANHPFGAIEGVILAHLLLRYRPDVKIMANHWLQQIPELADAFIGVDVFATSDSQRRNRKGLKTALDWVRQGGLLMIFPAGEVSTFNFRERQVVDKPWNRLVATIMRRTQASVTPIYISGKNSWLFHTAGLIHANLRTGLLVREMINKKNCTIELHIGQQIPFKEVTALDSDQALTEYLRMNTYLLAHTHARSTISQQQSDKPVANSFQPIVQPQPKEALAQNVAELSESCLLIDNGEFKVYCASASQLPVVLPEIGRLRELTFRDVGEGTGEPVDLDDYDQHYLHLFIWNPQHQAIVGAYRLGRLDCLIAKQGLAGLYTRSLFKYDQRFLSKLGQALEVGRSFVCAEYQKSLAPLFLLWKGIATYVVHNPQYKTLFGPVSISSDYQEFSRHLMARCLSAFHKHEVMAEFVKPTNPLPKYKSNCWQPSLLKGLADTQQLSKLITRIEGDKGIPVLLRQYLKLNGQLVCFNVDKDFNDALDGLIIVDLLAVPEKTLQRYMGKTGIKQFYDYHRLHQVC
- a CDS encoding ABC transporter substrate-binding protein, whose protein sequence is MHSMCRITVAVVRWLWLLLTLSLLLACKPPQSHLRVGTTVDIGNETLFLARELDYYDQTPIHLVEFTSRNQVINALHSETIEAAILYLDEVIKLLQSELSLKVILVLSVSHGANALVTQPGIKQIKDLKGRRVGSSQNAESIWLLEQALISAGIDFKEISLIPIHHNEHINAYNRQLVDGVVTFEPFLSRLEKQGATVQFDSSRMSNKIMQVLVVRENVIDQHQQSIKLLLQGYFKAVEYITYNQRHAINLIAPRMTISTSTIEQVYKKIKVIGWEDNQRLLVGDPPIVRLTIESLQRVMLSHGLTQRILLVDEVVDSRWIRETTDAQ